A genomic region of Pseudomonas saponiphila contains the following coding sequences:
- a CDS encoding lytic transglycosylase domain-containing protein has translation MPWSKQPKTETFEDAKAVVEKLAREGASFDTGYGQIWSGNLAALGVSAVDMLEPCKNLAALDRILSDCYRAAVATNQEGQAALRHALSCYNTGNQRDGFTNGYVGKILAVAQANNTLKVPALRVDGVESEGGQVGSSVEQENALPAENARLGRSGGFDDSTPDGFANSTQDGFEVMARQHDGAPNEGLSHPAKTIRGHEQQEEINTDMDSEVGRKEMASTL, from the coding sequence GTGCCCTGGAGTAAGCAGCCAAAGACAGAAACCTTCGAGGACGCGAAGGCAGTAGTCGAAAAGCTTGCTCGCGAAGGCGCCAGTTTCGATACCGGCTATGGGCAAATCTGGTCGGGGAACTTGGCAGCGTTAGGGGTTTCTGCTGTGGACATGCTTGAGCCGTGTAAGAATCTGGCCGCCCTGGACCGAATCTTGTCGGACTGCTACCGGGCCGCTGTAGCGACTAATCAGGAGGGGCAGGCTGCATTACGCCATGCCCTTAGTTGCTACAACACCGGCAATCAGCGGGACGGTTTCACGAACGGATATGTGGGAAAGATTCTGGCTGTGGCTCAAGCCAATAACACATTGAAAGTGCCTGCGCTGCGCGTCGATGGAGTGGAGAGTGAAGGCGGCCAGGTGGGGAGTAGCGTTGAGCAGGAGAACGCGCTACCCGCTGAAAACGCAAGGTTAGGTCGGTCTGGTGGGTTCGATGATTCAACCCCGGACGGATTTGCCAACAGCACTCAAGACGGTTTCGAGGTGATGGCGCGGCAACATGACGGAGCGCCAAATGAAGGTCTTTCTCATCCAGCAAAAACAATTAGAGGACATGAGCAGCAAGAAGAAATTAATACGGACATGGATTCAGAGGTTGGAAGAAAAGAAATGGCTTCCACTCTTTGA
- a CDS encoding TrbC/VirB2 family protein yields the protein MDKLNVGVNGKKLGMVCMVLLCIFGSSLAQAAGVDTANSSLNSMKTWLDTWIPLACAVVLAVLCILWWAHVVRADFATRGALAMIGAGSASYIVSFFFG from the coding sequence ATGGACAAACTGAATGTTGGTGTAAACGGCAAGAAACTGGGCATGGTCTGCATGGTTCTGCTGTGTATCTTCGGGTCGAGTCTGGCCCAAGCAGCGGGGGTTGATACGGCGAACTCTTCGCTGAACTCGATGAAAACCTGGCTCGATACGTGGATTCCGCTTGCCTGCGCCGTGGTACTGGCGGTGCTGTGCATCCTCTGGTGGGCGCACGTTGTTCGCGCTGACTTCGCTACCCGTGGCGCCCTGGCAATGATCGGTGCTGGCTCTGCCAGTTACATCGTCAGTTTCTTCTTCGGCTAA
- a CDS encoding VirB3 family type IV secretion system protein, with translation MFKGATRLPTLAGVPRTVLLVTFMFCGALFQFIHLWAIGVFVFLFVIEWCITKHDDRAFRILYLAWKTKIVNRSESSFTNLWGGSSYSPRDYGDKD, from the coding sequence TTGTTCAAAGGGGCAACTCGGTTGCCGACCTTAGCTGGTGTGCCTCGAACTGTGTTGCTAGTCACCTTCATGTTCTGCGGCGCGTTGTTCCAGTTCATCCACCTGTGGGCCATTGGGGTGTTCGTATTCCTGTTTGTCATCGAATGGTGCATCACCAAGCACGATGACCGAGCTTTTCGGATTCTCTACCTGGCTTGGAAAACCAAGATTGTGAACAGGTCTGAATCGTCATTTACGAACTTGTGGGGTGGGTCTAGCTACTCGCCCAGGGACTACGGAGATAAAGACTAA